The Methylomicrobium agile genome has a segment encoding these proteins:
- a CDS encoding PQQ-dependent sugar dehydrogenase — protein MKHLKSILVSALLFGLGFSACAQQTAPEDVIAKLNVPQGFSISLFARNLPNVRSLAFGDDGVVFAGTGREGKVYALQDKDRDGAAETLYVLADGLTMPNGVAYKDGALYVAEISRILRYDNVLQNLASPPKPSVVYDKLPTDRHHGWKYLRIGPDGKLYTAVGAPCNICNPERPVYASLVRVDTDGNNFEILGRGIRNTVGFDWQPGTEGLFFSDNGRDYLGDDLPPDELNRWSRIGEHFGYPFCHGDAIADPEYGKGKQCSDYTPPVWKFNAHVAALGIRFYRGEQFPEHYRNQLFVAQHGSWNRSVPDGYRVVLVTFRDNKPVDQEVFIDGWLTKEEKVLGRPVDVLTLPDGSLLISDDQLGVIYKVQYKRGK, from the coding sequence ATGAAGCATTTGAAATCCATCTTGGTTTCGGCCCTGCTGTTCGGCTTGGGATTCTCCGCCTGTGCGCAGCAAACGGCTCCCGAAGACGTGATTGCCAAATTGAATGTGCCGCAGGGTTTTTCGATCTCGCTGTTCGCGCGGAATTTGCCGAACGTGCGCAGCCTGGCGTTCGGTGACGACGGTGTCGTGTTCGCGGGCACCGGCCGGGAAGGAAAGGTGTATGCGCTGCAGGACAAGGATCGGGACGGCGCCGCCGAAACGCTTTACGTACTTGCGGACGGTTTGACGATGCCGAACGGAGTCGCCTATAAAGACGGCGCGCTGTATGTGGCCGAAATCAGCCGCATTTTGCGTTACGACAATGTCCTGCAAAATCTGGCCAGCCCGCCGAAGCCGTCGGTCGTGTACGACAAGCTGCCGACCGACAGGCACCACGGCTGGAAATACCTGCGCATCGGTCCCGACGGCAAGCTGTATACCGCGGTCGGCGCGCCTTGCAATATCTGCAATCCGGAACGGCCGGTGTATGCGTCGCTGGTCCGGGTCGACACGGACGGCAACAATTTCGAAATCCTGGGCCGCGGCATCCGCAATACGGTCGGCTTCGACTGGCAACCCGGAACCGAGGGCCTATTTTTCAGCGATAACGGACGCGATTATCTGGGCGACGACCTGCCGCCCGACGAACTGAACCGCTGGTCCAGAATCGGCGAGCATTTCGGCTATCCCTTCTGCCACGGCGACGCGATCGCCGATCCGGAATACGGCAAAGGTAAGCAGTGCTCGGACTATACGCCGCCGGTCTGGAAGTTCAACGCGCACGTTGCCGCTTTGGGCATTCGGTTCTACCGCGGCGAGCAGTTTCCGGAACATTACCGGAACCAGCTGTTCGTGGCCCAGCACGGCTCCTGGAACCGTTCGGTGCCGGACGGTTACCGGGTTGTACTGGTGACTTTCAGGGATAATAAACCGGTTGACCAGGAAGTCTTCATCGACGGCTGGCTGACCAAGGAAGAAAAGGTGCTCGGCCGACCGGTCGACGTGCTGACCCTGCCCGACGGCAGCTTGCTGATCAGCGACGATCAGCTGGGCGTAATCTACAAAGTGCAATATAAACGAGGCAAATGA
- the htpX gene encoding protease HtpX: MMRIFLFLATNVAILVVISIVFNVLGLSGVLDAQGVNLNLNALLVMSAVIGMTGSFISLLMSKWSAKNAMGVYVIEQPQNQTERWLVDTVARLARQANIGMPEVGMFRQPEANAFATGWNKNSALVAVSTGLLESMSADEVEAVLGHEISHVSNGDMVTMALMQGVVNTFVYFFATLIGYVVDRAVFKTERGYGPAYYIVQIAAQIALGILASILVMWFSRRREFRADAGGARLAGRQKMIGALRALQRTQETATLPGQMAAFGINGDGSLTRLFMSHPPLEERIAALQNNR; this comes from the coding sequence ATGATGCGAATTTTCCTGTTTTTAGCGACCAATGTCGCGATACTGGTGGTGATCAGTATCGTTTTCAACGTGCTGGGCTTGAGCGGCGTCCTCGATGCGCAAGGCGTCAACCTGAATCTGAATGCGTTGCTGGTGATGTCCGCCGTGATCGGAATGACCGGCTCGTTCATTTCGCTGCTGATGTCGAAATGGTCCGCAAAAAACGCGATGGGCGTGTACGTGATCGAACAGCCGCAGAATCAAACCGAACGCTGGCTGGTCGACACGGTCGCGCGTCTGGCCCGGCAAGCCAATATCGGCATGCCCGAAGTCGGGATGTTCCGGCAGCCTGAAGCGAATGCGTTCGCGACCGGCTGGAACAAGAACAGCGCGCTGGTCGCGGTCAGCACCGGCCTATTGGAATCGATGAGCGCCGACGAGGTCGAAGCGGTGCTCGGCCATGAAATCAGCCACGTCTCGAACGGCGACATGGTCACGATGGCGCTAATGCAGGGCGTCGTGAACACCTTCGTCTATTTCTTCGCGACCCTGATCGGTTATGTGGTGGACCGGGCGGTGTTCAAAACCGAACGCGGCTACGGCCCGGCCTACTACATCGTGCAGATCGCCGCGCAGATCGCGCTGGGCATCCTGGCTTCGATACTGGTGATGTGGTTCTCGCGCCGCCGCGAATTCCGAGCCGATGCGGGCGGCGCGCGACTGGCCGGGCGCCAGAAAATGATCGGTGCGCTGCGCGCGCTGCAGCGCACTCAGGAAACCGCGACGCTGCCGGGCCAGATGGCCGCCTTCGGGATCAACGGCGACGGCAGCCTGACGCGCCTGTTCATGAGCCATCCGCCGCTGGAAGAGCGAATCGCGGCCTTGCAGAACAACCGCTAA
- the cysM gene encoding cysteine synthase CysM gives MKFPTIESFVGNTPLVRLQRLPGPNSNTILAKLEGNNPAGSVKDRPALSMIQHAEARGEIKPGDRLIEATSGNTGIALAMAAAIKGYRITLIMPDNMSAERRASMKAYGAEIILTPAAGSMEAAIDLARRMEANGEGRILDQFSNPDNPRAHYEGTGPEIWRDTQGTITHFVSSMGTTGTIMGTSQFLKEKNSAIEIVGVQPEGESKIPGIRRWPQEYLPKIYDPGRVDRIIRVDQHAAEETTRALAAREGIFAGISSGGAVYAALQLAQEVENAVIVVIVCDRGDRYLSTGVFPD, from the coding sequence ATGAAGTTTCCCACCATCGAATCCTTCGTCGGCAACACGCCCCTGGTCCGCCTGCAGCGTCTGCCCGGACCGAACAGCAATACGATCCTGGCCAAGCTGGAAGGCAATAATCCGGCCGGTTCGGTGAAAGACCGGCCGGCGCTGAGCATGATCCAACATGCCGAAGCCCGGGGCGAAATCAAGCCCGGCGACCGGCTGATCGAAGCGACCAGCGGCAATACCGGCATCGCGCTGGCGATGGCGGCCGCGATCAAAGGCTACAGAATCACCCTGATCATGCCCGACAACATGAGCGCCGAGCGCCGCGCCTCGATGAAGGCCTACGGCGCCGAAATCATCCTGACGCCGGCCGCCGGCAGCATGGAAGCCGCGATCGACCTGGCCCGGCGGATGGAAGCGAACGGCGAGGGACGCATTCTCGACCAGTTCTCGAACCCCGACAATCCGCGCGCGCACTACGAAGGCACCGGCCCCGAAATCTGGCGCGATACCCAGGGCACGATTACCCATTTCGTCAGCTCGATGGGCACCACCGGCACCATCATGGGCACCTCGCAATTCCTGAAAGAAAAAAATTCGGCGATAGAAATCGTCGGAGTTCAGCCGGAAGGCGAATCCAAAATCCCCGGCATCCGCCGCTGGCCGCAAGAATACCTGCCTAAAATCTACGATCCGGGCCGCGTCGACCGGATCATCCGGGTCGACCAGCACGCGGCCGAAGAAACGACCCGCGCATTGGCGGCGCGCGAAGGCATCTTCGCGGGCATCTCCTCCGGCGGCGCGGTGTATGCCGCGCTGCAACTGGCGCAGGAAGTCGAGAACGCGGTGATCGTCGTGATCGTCTGCGACCGGGGAGACCGCTATTTATCGACCGGCGTGTTTCCGGACTGA
- a CDS encoding type I restriction-modification system subunit M, protein MAIKKTELYSSLWASCDELRGGMDAGQYKDYVLTLLFMKYVSDKYKGDPYGMIVVPQGAGFDDMVALKGDKEIGEKINKIISALAEENDLKGVIDVADFNDEDKLGKGKEMIDRLSKLIGLFEGMDLSANRADGDDLLGDAYEYLMRHFATESGKSKGQFYTPAEVSRILAKVIGINPSTPQDATVYDPTCGSGSLLLKASDEAPRGLTIFGQEMDNATSALARMNMILHNNATAKIWKGNTIADPQWKDGNGKLKTFDFAVANPPFSNKNWTSGINPQEDEFDRFVWGIPPEKNGDYTFLLHILKSLKSTGKGAVILPHGVLFRGNAEARIRENLIKQGYIKGIIGLPVNLFYGTGIPACIIVIDKENAVHHNGIFMIDASKGFIKDGNKNRLRAQDIHKIVDVFTKQLALPRYSRRVALSEIASNDYNLNIPRYIDSSEPEDLHDLSAHLQGGIPKRDIDALQAYWQVFPSLRDTLFAEDRPGYCRALIAAAHVKTTILQHEEFKTFARQSLKPFVAWCERAALKKITIGQHPKAIIQSISEDLLQAYAATPLLNNYNVYQILMDYWAEVMQDDVYVLVQDGWLAGKTLRELIANKGEKLKEAPGLVINKRKYKAELIPPALIMARYFQSEQAVIDRIQTDLDAATQALESYFEEHSGDDGLLSEALNDKDKVTAAGVKTRLKVASETEEIAVLQQAQSLFDTEAEAKKSLKEHQESLDLKVFKQYAQLNEDAIKTLIVQDKWQATLQARIQAEIERVTQQLANRVKELEERYSEPLPGIETAVAALSERVYRHLEAMGIRLSGELKIESKE, encoded by the coding sequence ATGGCCATTAAAAAAACCGAACTCTATTCTTCCCTCTGGGCCAGTTGCGACGAACTGCGCGGCGGCATGGACGCCGGCCAGTACAAAGACTACGTGCTGACCCTGCTGTTCATGAAATACGTATCCGACAAATACAAAGGCGATCCTTACGGCATGATCGTGGTACCGCAAGGCGCCGGCTTCGACGACATGGTGGCTTTGAAGGGTGATAAGGAAATCGGCGAAAAAATCAACAAAATCATCAGCGCGCTGGCCGAAGAGAACGACCTGAAAGGCGTGATCGACGTCGCCGACTTCAACGATGAAGACAAGCTCGGCAAGGGCAAAGAAATGATCGACCGCCTGTCCAAGCTGATCGGACTGTTCGAAGGGATGGACTTGTCCGCCAATCGCGCCGACGGCGACGACCTGCTGGGTGATGCTTACGAATATCTGATGCGCCATTTCGCCACCGAATCCGGCAAATCCAAGGGACAGTTTTACACCCCGGCGGAAGTGTCGCGCATTCTCGCCAAAGTCATCGGCATTAACCCGAGCACGCCGCAAGACGCCACCGTTTACGACCCGACCTGCGGTTCCGGCTCGTTATTGCTGAAAGCCAGCGACGAAGCCCCGCGCGGCCTGACCATTTTCGGCCAGGAAATGGACAACGCCACCAGCGCGTTGGCGCGCATGAACATGATTCTGCACAACAACGCTACCGCCAAAATCTGGAAGGGCAACACCATCGCCGATCCGCAATGGAAAGACGGCAACGGCAAACTGAAAACCTTTGACTTCGCGGTCGCTAATCCGCCGTTCTCCAACAAAAACTGGACCAGCGGCATTAATCCGCAAGAAGACGAGTTCGACCGCTTCGTCTGGGGCATTCCACCGGAGAAAAACGGCGATTACACCTTTTTGCTGCACATTCTCAAAAGCCTGAAAAGCACCGGCAAAGGCGCGGTGATTCTGCCGCATGGCGTGCTGTTTCGCGGCAACGCCGAAGCGCGCATCCGCGAAAACCTGATCAAGCAAGGCTATATCAAAGGCATCATCGGCCTGCCCGTCAACCTGTTTTACGGCACTGGCATCCCAGCCTGCATCATCGTCATCGACAAGGAAAACGCCGTGCACCACAACGGCATTTTCATGATCGACGCCAGCAAAGGCTTTATCAAAGACGGCAACAAAAACCGCTTACGCGCCCAGGACATTCACAAGATCGTCGACGTGTTTACCAAGCAACTGGCCTTGCCGCGCTACAGCCGCAGGGTGGCTTTGAGTGAAATCGCCTCCAACGATTACAACCTGAATATCCCGCGCTATATCGACAGCAGCGAGCCGGAAGACCTGCACGATTTGAGCGCCCACCTGCAAGGCGGCATCCCCAAGCGCGACATCGACGCGCTGCAAGCGTATTGGCAAGTGTTCCCCAGCTTGCGCGACACGTTGTTTGCCGAAGACCGCCCCGGATATTGCCGGGCTTTGATTGCCGCCGCGCACGTCAAAACCACGATTTTGCAGCATGAAGAATTCAAAACCTTTGCCCGGCAAAGCCTTAAACCTTTTGTCGCATGGTGCGAACGCGCGGCGTTGAAGAAGATAACCATCGGCCAGCATCCCAAAGCCATCATCCAAAGCATCAGTGAAGACTTGTTACAAGCCTATGCCGCTACGCCGTTGCTGAACAACTATAATGTCTACCAAATCCTGATGGATTATTGGGCGGAGGTCATGCAAGACGATGTTTACGTATTGGTTCAAGACGGCTGGCTAGCCGGTAAAACCCTGCGTGAACTGATTGCCAACAAGGGCGAAAAGCTCAAGGAAGCGCCCGGCCTCGTCATCAACAAACGCAAATACAAAGCCGAACTGATCCCGCCGGCGTTGATCATGGCGCGTTACTTCCAATCAGAGCAAGCCGTCATCGACCGAATTCAAACCGATCTGGATGCCGCGACCCAGGCACTGGAAAGCTACTTCGAAGAACACAGCGGCGATGACGGTTTGCTGAGCGAGGCGCTGAACGACAAGGACAAAGTCACCGCCGCCGGCGTCAAAACCCGATTAAAAGTCGCCAGCGAGACGGAAGAAATCGCCGTACTGCAACAGGCGCAAAGCCTGTTCGACACCGAAGCCGAAGCCAAAAAATCCCTGAAGGAACATCAGGAATCGCTGGATTTAAAAGTATTCAAGCAATACGCCCAGTTGAACGAAGACGCCATTAAAACGCTGATCGTTCAGGATAAATGGCAGGCTACTTTACAAGCTCGTATTCAAGCCGAAATCGAGCGCGTCACCCAACAACTGGCCAATCGCGTTAAAGAACTGGAAGAGCGCTACAGCGAGCCGCTGCCGGGCATTGAAACAGCGGTCGCGGCCTTGAGCGAGCGGGTTTATCGACACTTGGAAGCCATGGGAATTCGGCTCAGTGGAGAGTTGAAAATAGAGAGTAAAGAATGA
- a CDS encoding restriction endonuclease subunit S has product MTSKNRVAEANVKYLADEVRQAVPVGGLYPPGYKQTEVGVIPEDWDCCAIGDFNPFVTSGSRGWASFYASHGNIFVRITNMSRESIYLDLIETKFVLLPHQSSEGKRTSLENGDILISITADIGICSYVDVRLEKPAFINQHVALVRFDKNEIDSKYVAYFLSSENVQKLFKGAADQGAKAGMNLDAVRKIKTAIPSKLEQTAIANVLSNVDALIHSLEKLIAKKQAIKTAAMQQLLTGRTRLPQFALREDGTRKGYMQSELGEIPEDWDCIHFGNLFEDTLTRKILKASDTVSFVGMQDVTENAQLSNTSLIKFSDIKSGFTYFEKGDVLVAKITPCFENGKGCHTDSLPTEVGYGSTEFHVFRAKENSDARFIYFWTTRNNFRITLESEMVGSAGHRRVPFSAIQKYLIPSPKNKEEQTAIATILSDMEAEIQTLQKRLAKTRQTKQGMMQELLTGRIRLI; this is encoded by the coding sequence ATGACAAGCAAGAATCGAGTCGCCGAGGCGAATGTCAAGTATTTGGCGGATGAGGTCAGGCAAGCCGTGCCGGTTGGGGGCTTGTATCCGCCAGGGTATAAACAGACAGAAGTGGGGGTGATTCCGGAGGATTGGGATTGCTGTGCGATAGGAGATTTTAATCCGTTTGTAACAAGTGGTTCACGAGGCTGGGCTTCATTTTATGCCTCACATGGAAATATTTTCGTTAGGATTACCAACATGTCGCGTGAGTCTATCTATTTAGATTTGATTGAGACAAAGTTTGTTTTATTGCCCCATCAATCGTCGGAAGGTAAAAGAACTTCACTTGAGAATGGCGATATTCTTATATCCATTACCGCAGATATTGGTATTTGCAGTTATGTGGACGTTCGGTTGGAAAAGCCTGCTTTTATTAATCAGCACGTTGCACTTGTTCGTTTTGATAAAAACGAAATAGATTCAAAATATGTAGCTTACTTTTTATCTTCCGAGAATGTTCAAAAACTATTTAAAGGAGCTGCTGATCAAGGCGCGAAAGCAGGAATGAATCTTGATGCAGTGCGGAAGATAAAAACTGCAATTCCATCAAAGTTAGAACAAACCGCCATCGCCAATGTCCTGTCCAATGTCGATGCGCTGATTCACTCACTGGAAAAACTGATCGCCAAAAAGCAGGCCATCAAAACCGCCGCCATGCAGCAACTCCTTACCGGCCGCACCCGCCTGCCCCAATTTGCCCTGCGTGAAGATGGTACGCGGAAGGGTTATATGCAAAGTGAGCTGGGGGAAATTCCGGAGGATTGGGACTGTATACACTTCGGTAATTTATTTGAGGATACTCTCACGAGAAAAATACTCAAAGCATCTGATACTGTTTCTTTCGTAGGAATGCAAGATGTGACAGAAAATGCTCAGCTATCTAACACCTCATTGATTAAATTTAGTGATATTAAGAGTGGTTTTACTTACTTTGAAAAGGGTGATGTTCTAGTCGCGAAAATAACACCATGTTTTGAAAATGGTAAAGGCTGTCATACTGATTCATTACCTACCGAAGTAGGATATGGAAGCACAGAGTTCCATGTTTTTAGGGCTAAAGAAAATTCTGATGCACGATTTATTTATTTCTGGACTACTCGTAACAACTTTAGAATTACACTTGAGTCTGAGATGGTTGGAAGTGCTGGTCATAGACGAGTTCCTTTTAGTGCAATTCAAAAATATCTAATACCAAGTCCGAAAAACAAAGAAGAACAAACCGCCATCGCCACCATCCTCTCCGACATGGAGGCCGAAATCCAAACCTTGCAAAAACGCCTCGCCAAAACCCGTCAAACCAAACAAGGCATGATGCAGGAATTGCTCACCGGGAGAATCCGGCTGATATGA
- a CDS encoding Fic family protein: protein MAIIHVELILAHPFREGNGRLARLLADIMAVQAGYGTLDYTSWDNNREDYFTAIQQGLACNYQPMMNWIERAFNETEAD from the coding sequence ATGGCTATCATCCATGTTGAGCTTATTCTTGCGCATCCATTCCGCGAAGGTAACGGAAGGCTGGCGCGTCTATTAGCCGACATCATGGCTGTACAGGCAGGTTACGGCACTTTGGATTACACGTCTTGGGATAATAACCGGGAGGATTATTTTACGGCTATTCAGCAAGGATTAGCTTGCAATTACCAGCCAATGATGAATTGGATCGAGCGCGCCTTTAATGAGACTGAAGCCGATTAA